One Miscanthus floridulus cultivar M001 chromosome 11, ASM1932011v1, whole genome shotgun sequence DNA window includes the following coding sequences:
- the LOC136493410 gene encoding uncharacterized protein — MASLLRSQIKLSKVFVRRRFHESGQTNLPRSLHWKPLRPGHFENLVLRCTKNLSWETSLPYASAGDDGSIIKGTGVVEPIDTEEAPQIPILQSDEDVVEVNNEPSWQLKAFKLPMWLLGPSVLLVTGIVPTLWLPLSSVFHAANIAGLLSLVGLDFIFNMGAMLFFLMADACGRQENNILDLKRQIPISYRFWNLAATIVGFIAPFALFFASRRGTLQPQLPFIPFTVLLGPYLLLLSVQMLTEMLTWHWKSLVWLVAPVVYEGYRVLQLMRGLQLAEEISAPGWMVQSLRGLVSWWVLALGVQLMRVAWFAGLSFARNSRYGESDDMNQ, encoded by the coding sequence ATGGCCTCTCTGCTTCGTTCACAAATAAAATTAAGCAAAGTATTTGTTAGGAGGAGGTTTCATGAGAGTGGACAGACCAATTTGCCAAGGTCTCTTCACTGGAAACCCTTGCGACCAGGCCATTTTGAAAATCTTGTGCTGCGATGCACCAAGAATTTGTCATGGGAAACCTCTCTTCCATATGCCTCTGCAGGCGATGATGGCAGTATCATCAAGGGAACAGGTGTTGTTGAACCTATTGATACAGAAGAAGCTCCACAGATTCCAATCCTCCAGAGTGATGAAGATGTTGTAGAGGTGAATAATGAACCTTCTTGGCAGCTAAAGGCATTTAAACTGCCAATGTGGCTACTAGGGCCTTCAGTTCTGTTGGTTACGGGTATAGTTCCAACTTTATGGCTGCCATTGTCTTCAGTGTTTCATGCTGCCAACATTGCTGGCCTTCTATCTCTAGTCGGACTTGACTTCATTTTTAATATGGGAGCGATGCTGTTTTTCCTTATGGCCGATGCATGCGGCCGTCAAGAGAACAATATTTTGGACCTGAAAAGGCAGATCCCAATTTCCTACAGGTTCTGGAATCTGGCTGCTACCATAGTAGGCTTTATTGCTCCATTTGCCCTGTTTTTTGCATCCCGTAGGGGCACTCTGCAGCCACAACTACCATTCATTCCATTTACAGTGCTGCTTGGACCATATCTTTTACTCCTGTCTGTACAGATGTTGACTGAGATGCTTACATGGCATTGGAAATCACTGGTATGGTTGGTAGCTCCAGTGGTTTATGAAGGCTATCGAGTACTACAGCTGATGAGGGGTCTCCAGTTAGCTGAAGAAATCAGTGCGCCTGGCTGGATGGTGCAAAGTCTTCGTGGCCTGGTATCCTGGTGGGTACTTGCCCTTGGAGTCCAATTGATGCGTGTTGCCTGGTTTGCTGGACTCAGTTTTGCTAGAAATTCAAGGTATGGAGAAAGTGATGATATGAACCAGTAA
- the LOC136494362 gene encoding peroxisomal membrane protein 11-4-like: MSTGDTLDKLVVFLAKRDGIDKLVKTFQYVSKLAHWGAESSSLPELAQRAKSWETASGLSRKAFRSGRFLTGFNALRRGPPPPGDEFGALAVLANAGEMVYFFFDHFAWLSRVGVLEPWLARRASYVSSFGEAVGYVFFVAMDLIMIRRGLRRERKLLRERDGGGRDAEKEVRKIRTDRVMRLMATAANVADLVIAVAETDPNPFCNHAVTLGISGLVSAWAGWYRNWPS; the protein is encoded by the coding sequence ATGAGCACCGGCGACACGCTCGACAAGCTGGTGGTGTTCCTGGCGAAGCGCGATGGCATCGATAAGCTGGTGAAGACGTTCCAGTACGTGTCCAAGCTGGCGCACTGGGGCGCCGAGTCCTCCTCCCTCCCGGAGCTCGCCCAGCGCGCCAAGAGCTGGGAGACAGCGTCCGGGCTGAGCCGCAAGGCGTTCCGGTCGGGCCGGTTCCTGACCGGGTTCAACGCGCTGCGCCGGGGCCCGCCTCCGCCGGGGGATGAGTTCGGCGCGCTCGCCGTGCTGGCCAACGCCGGCGAGATGGTCTACTTCTTCTTCGACCACTTCGCGTGGCTGTCCCGCGTGGGCGTCCTCGAGCCCTGGCTGGCGCGCCGGGCCAGCTACGTGTCGTCCTTCGGCGAGGCCGTCGGCTACGTGTTCTTCGTCGCCATGGACCTCATCATGATCAGGCGGGGCCTGCGGCGGGAGAGGAAGCTGCTGAGGGAGAGGGACGGCGGCGGCAGGGACGCGGAGAAGGAGGTGCGGAAGATCCGGACGGACAGGGTGATGCGGCTCATGGCGACGGCGGCCAACGTCGCCGACCTCGTCATCGCCGTCGCGGAAACCGATCCCAACCCGTTCTGCAACCACGCCGTCACGCTGGGGATTAGCGGCCTCGTGTCAGCGTGGGCCGGGTGGTACAGAAACTGGCCCTCGTGA